In the genome of Phacochoerus africanus isolate WHEZ1 chromosome 10, ROS_Pafr_v1, whole genome shotgun sequence, one region contains:
- the APELA gene encoding apelin receptor early endogenous ligand, giving the protein MRFRQFFLVFFIFMMNLLLICGQRPANLAVRRKLHRHNCLQRRCMPLHSRVPFP; this is encoded by the exons ATGAGGTTTCGACAgttctttttagtattttttatttttatgatgaatCTTCTACTTATCTGCGGACAGAGACCAG CTAATTTGGCAGTAAGAAGAAAGTTGCACAGACACAACTGTCTTCAGAGGAGGTGCATGCCTCTCCATTCACGGGTGCCTTTCCCCtga